One genomic window of Glycine max cultivar Williams 82 chromosome 16, Glycine_max_v4.0, whole genome shotgun sequence includes the following:
- the LOC102662293 gene encoding uncharacterized protein, whose amino-acid sequence MRMNAYESSKIYKQKIKAYHDKKLQRQNSQPGQQVLLFNSRLRLFPGKLKSKWSGPFVIKEVRPHGFVELVDPTTHTPEKRWIVNGERLKIYNGGQLERLTSVVYLNNP is encoded by the coding sequence ATGAGGATGAACGCCTATGAATCATCCAAGATCTATAAGCAAAAGATAAAGGCGTATCATGACAAGAAGCTACAGAGACAGAACTCCCAACCAGGCCAACAAGTCTTGCTCTTCAATTCCAGACTCAGGCTATTTCCAGGAAAGCTAAAGTCAAAATGGTCAGGGCCGTTCGTGATCAAAGAAGTAAGACCCCATGGATTTGTAGAATTGGTGGACCCTACAACACATACACCGGAGAAAAGATGGATCGTCAATGGGGAACgcttaaaaatttacaatggaGGCCAGTTAGAAAGATTAACAAGTGTTGTCTACTTGAACAATCCATAA